In Alteribacter lacisalsi, a genomic segment contains:
- the rbfA gene encoding 30S ribosome-binding factor RbfA, producing MSNVRANRIGEQIKKELTDIIQREIKDPRVGFVTVTAVDVTGDLQQATAFITVYGDDTQRSETLEGLSKATGFIRSEIGKRIQLRKTPELFFKFDESIERGNRIEELLRKLNDK from the coding sequence ATGAGTAATGTTCGTGCCAATCGTATAGGTGAACAGATCAAGAAAGAACTGACAGATATTATCCAGCGTGAAATAAAAGATCCGCGGGTAGGTTTCGTGACTGTTACAGCAGTCGATGTAACAGGGGACCTTCAGCAGGCAACTGCCTTTATTACCGTTTACGGTGACGATACACAGCGCAGCGAAACACTCGAAGGTCTATCCAAAGCAACCGGCTTTATCCGATCTGAAATCGGTAAACGGATTCAGCTCCGAAAAACGCCGGAACTGTTTTTCAAGTTTGATGAGAGCATTGAACGGGGTAACCGCATTGAAGAGCTTCTCCGCAAACTTAACGATAAATAA
- the truB gene encoding tRNA pseudouridine(55) synthase TruB: MKTDGILPLWKERGKTSFDCVRDMQRLFKTKKVGHTGTLDPDVEGVLPICIGRATKLVQYLTAEGKVYEGEATIGFSTTTEDASGEVVNRKAVNEEISQSRLNDVFHSLKGTIDQTPPMYSAVKVKGKRLYEYARQGIEIERPTRQVTIYSLDLISDINHRNGCVTFRFRASCSKGTYIRTLAVIMGERLGYPAHMSDLVRTAAGSFSQEDCYKEKQLREMAEEGILNEALLPFEYALKDWPSVVIDADTEARILNGAVLPIPAQVDESMFTLYNQQGECLAIYKKHPNKEGMMKPEKMLKV, translated from the coding sequence ATGAAAACCGATGGCATACTGCCTCTTTGGAAAGAAAGAGGAAAAACTTCTTTTGACTGTGTCAGGGATATGCAGCGGCTGTTCAAAACAAAAAAGGTCGGCCACACCGGTACCCTTGACCCGGATGTGGAAGGCGTGCTGCCGATTTGTATCGGACGGGCAACAAAACTCGTTCAGTATCTGACAGCTGAAGGAAAAGTATATGAAGGCGAGGCAACGATCGGCTTTTCAACCACAACCGAAGATGCCTCCGGCGAAGTGGTAAACCGAAAGGCCGTTAATGAGGAAATCAGCCAAAGCCGGCTCAATGACGTCTTTCATTCACTCAAAGGCACGATTGATCAGACGCCGCCGATGTATTCGGCTGTGAAAGTGAAAGGCAAACGGCTCTATGAGTATGCGAGGCAGGGAATTGAGATTGAAAGGCCGACACGTCAGGTAACGATCTACTCACTTGACCTCATCTCGGATATCAACCATCGCAACGGCTGCGTGACATTTCGGTTTCGTGCCTCCTGTAGCAAGGGAACCTATATCCGTACGCTTGCAGTTATTATGGGCGAAAGACTAGGCTATCCCGCCCACATGTCCGATCTGGTGAGGACCGCTGCCGGCTCATTTTCCCAAGAGGACTGCTACAAAGAAAAGCAGCTTAGAGAAATGGCGGAAGAGGGGATTCTGAATGAGGCACTTCTTCCCTTTGAGTATGCATTAAAAGACTGGCCCAGCGTTGTCATTGATGCCGACACCGAAGCCAGAATTCTGAACGGGGCAGTCCTTCCCATCCCCGCACAGGTAGACGAATCTATGTTTACTTTGTATAATCAACAGGGGGAATGCCTGGCAATTTACAAGAAGCATCCCAATAAAGAAGGTATGATGAAACCGGAAAAAATGCTGAAAGTGTAG
- the ribF gene encoding riboflavin biosynthesis protein RibF: MQTITIEHPHDFNEDDFPPLAIALGFFDGVHRGHRKVIGSAREKAEELGLHSAVMTFDPHPREVLGKGGPVACLTPLDKKVEEIANLGIDYLFVVQFTLPFAALTPQKFCDHYLIGLNVRHVTAGFDYTYGRLGKGTMETLPFHSRGRFTYSVVGKLDEDDRKISSTRIRECLTNGETDVAARLLGRNYETSGTVVKGDQRGRTIGFPTANVDDRDRHLIPKPGVYVTELKAEGTWYKGMCNVGFKPTFNKELPDAPVTEVHLFDFDGDLYGQDVTVRWHKRIRPEMPFPGVDGLIRQLEKDKEEAHRYFSSR, encoded by the coding sequence ATGCAGACGATTACAATTGAACATCCTCACGATTTTAATGAAGATGATTTCCCCCCTCTTGCTATTGCCCTCGGTTTTTTCGACGGGGTTCACAGAGGTCACAGGAAAGTGATCGGCTCCGCAAGGGAAAAAGCAGAAGAACTTGGGCTTCACTCTGCGGTCATGACATTTGACCCTCATCCGCGGGAGGTTCTCGGAAAAGGCGGCCCTGTGGCCTGCCTCACACCGCTGGACAAAAAAGTGGAGGAAATTGCAAACCTCGGGATCGACTACCTTTTTGTAGTGCAGTTTACGCTCCCTTTTGCAGCTCTTACACCACAGAAATTCTGTGACCATTATCTGATCGGCTTGAACGTCCGCCATGTTACAGCGGGGTTTGATTATACCTACGGCAGGCTGGGTAAAGGAACGATGGAGACCCTTCCGTTTCACTCCAGAGGAAGATTCACTTACAGTGTGGTTGGTAAGCTTGATGAAGATGACCGGAAAATCAGTTCCACACGAATTCGTGAGTGCCTGACAAATGGAGAAACAGACGTAGCAGCCCGCCTCCTTGGCAGAAACTATGAAACTTCCGGTACAGTAGTAAAGGGAGATCAGAGAGGCCGTACGATCGGTTTTCCTACTGCGAATGTAGATGACCGCGACCGGCATCTGATTCCGAAGCCGGGTGTTTATGTAACGGAGTTAAAAGCAGAAGGCACATGGTATAAGGGCATGTGCAACGTGGGATTTAAACCGACATTTAACAAAGAATTGCCCGATGCTCCAGTTACTGAAGTCCATTTGTTTGATTTTGACGGCGATCTCTACGGGCAGGACGTAACGGTGCGCTGGCACAAACGGATCCGACCGGAAATGCCGTTTCCCGGGGTGGATGGACTGATTCGCCAGCTCGAAAAGGACAAGGAAGAGGCGCATCGTTATTTTTCTTCCCGGTAG
- the rpsO gene encoding 30S ribosomal protein S15 has product MALSPEHKNEIINEYKTHENDTGSPEVQVAILTKQITTLNDHLRTHKKDHHSRRGLLKMVGQRRNLLTYLRNKDVARYRQLVDKLGLRR; this is encoded by the coding sequence ATGGCTTTATCACCAGAGCACAAAAACGAAATCATCAATGAATACAAGACTCACGAGAACGATACTGGTTCTCCTGAAGTGCAAGTCGCTATCCTGACGAAGCAAATTACAACACTTAACGATCACCTGCGTACGCACAAGAAGGATCACCACTCTCGTCGTGGTCTTCTGAAAATGGTTGGTCAGCGTCGTAACCTGTTGACTTACCTGCGTAACAAAGATGTTGCCCGTTACCGTCAGCTCGTTGACAAACTCGGTCTTCGTCGATAA